The region CCTGCACCCCGGACCGGGTGAACACCCCACCGCCCGCTCCCGTGGTGGGCGCCGGCCCTCGGCCGGCACCGATGGCGTACCGGTGGCGCTGCGTGGCCGGTCCGGCAACGACGACCCCTCCACCGTTACCCGTACCCGAGGTCAGCATCCTCGGGTCACCGGATTCGGCTCCGCCTGACTGCGCGATGGATAGCCGTGGCCCCGGTCACCGCTGGTCCGGTCGACACCGCCGTGCTCGTCGGCGATCGGGCCAGCGAGATGGCCGGAACCGGTCGCAGCGGCCTCTTCGCGCCGGCTGCCCGTAACGTATGACCCATGCCGACGCGTGCTCGTCCACGGTGGATATACCTGGCCGCTGCGGCGGTGGCGATCACGCTGGCCGTCGTCGTCCTCTCCCGGCTGGGCGAGCCGGACCTGATTCCGGTCGGCCCGTCGGCCGGTGAGGTGACCATCGCGGGTCGGCTCGCCGTCGAGCCGGCGGTGTCCACTGCCGGCAGTACGGTCACGGCTCGCGCCGCCATCAGCGCGGACCGCGCGGTCACCCTACGCAGGTTGACCGTCCGGGTACGCGACGAGGCAGGGGCATTCCACGACTTCCCGGAGCAGGAGGACGTCGCGCTCGGCACGGTGCCCCAGGAGATCCTGTTCCACCGAGACGTTCCCAAACCTGGCGTCTACACCTACCACCTGGCCTACCAGCTCGACGGCGAGTGGGTCGACCTGCCGCCGTGGCAGCAGTTCACGGTGCGCTGACCGGAAGGCTCAACTCGAAGATCGCGCCACCCTCGTCGGCGTTGTAGACCGACAACGTGCCACCGTGTGCCTGTGCCACCCAGCGCACGATCGACAGTCCCAGGCCGGATGATCCGCCGGTGCTCGAAAACCGGTCGAACGCCTCGTCCGCGAGTGCGGTGTCGATGCCCGGCCCGTGGTCGGCCACCGTGACCGTGCCGCCGGCCACCGTGATGTGCACGATCGCCTCAGCACCCGGCTGACGCCCGTACCGCACGGCGTTGTCCAACAGGTTTCCAATGGCCCGCTGTAGCAGGGCCGGGTCGGCGTCCACCTTCGTCGGTGCGGCGGTGACGGTGATTCTCGCGCTGTCGGCCGGCGCGTCCTCGACCACGCCTGCCACCATCTGATCGAGCCACACCGGTTGGATGGCCAGTTGCTCGACTCCGGCCGCAAGCCTGGCGCGCACGAGCAGGCCGTCGATGATCCCGCCCATCCGGACGGCCAGCCGGACCGTGCGCGGCAGCAGGTCGGCCCGCTGGGTCGGATTGTCCAGCGCCGTCTCGGCGAGCGCGCGCAACGCCGCCACCGGGGTACGCAGGTCGTGTGCGGTCTCGGCGAGTAGCACCTCCTGCTGCTGCAGTGCGGCGGCCGCAGGCCGGATCGCCCGCCCCGACAGTACGTGCCCCACCACCCCGAGACCGCCGATCAACACGAGGCAGCCGCCGACCACCATCAGCACCAGACGATCGTGCTGCCGCTGTTCCGGCCGCATGTCGGCGACCGCGACCACCGCACCGATGGGCTTACGAGCCCGGTCCAGCAGGGGTTCCACCCGCACCCGAACCAGCTCGCCACCGATGCCCTTCTGGTAGCCGGTGACGACGGTGCCGGAGCGTACGCCGCTGGCCGCCAGTCCGCTGATCACCGCACCGTCCATGCGTACGCATTCCGTCCTGGACAGGTACGCCTGGAACGCGGGCGCACCGCCGGGCATGATCGCGAACTGCGGGCACCTGTCGTTCAGCACGTCGGTGTTGACCAGGCTGAAGTCGATGGTCTCGTCGAAGATGACGGTTCTGCTCACCGACGAGGTGACCCGGTGCAGTTCGGCATCGGTCCGCGCGACACCCTGCCGAGCGTCCTCTCTGATCATCCACGAGGCGAACGCCACGAGCCCGAGCATGTTCGTCGCGGTGAACACCGCGGTCAGCACCCAGCGCAGCCTGCGCAACCGGTCGGCGGAGGACCCCGTCACGCGTACGCCAGCCGGTAACCACGGCCACGTACGGTATGGATCAGCTCTGGCTCGCGTAGTTTGCGCCGTAGTCGCTTGACCACCGCGTCGACCACGTTGGACATGGGATCGGTCTCCGAGTCCCAGCAGTGCTCGATCAGCTCGGCCCGATCCACCGCATGCTCGGCGCGGGCGAGGAGGAACTCCAACACCGCGAACTCCTTACTCGACAGGGTCAGGAGAATGCCGGCTCGGCGTACCTCGCGGCGCGCGCAGTCCATCTCCAGATCGGCGTGGCGCAACACCGATGGTCGGCCGGTCCCGGACCGGCGGCAGAGGTTGGCCACCCGGGCGGTCAGTTCGACCATCGAGAACGGCTTCACCAGGTAGTCGTCGCCGCCGTGCTCGAACCCCGCCACCCGGTCGGCGAGGGCATCGCGCGCGGTGAGGAACAGCACCGGCACGCCCCAGCCCTGCTGGCGCCGCGGGTACACGTAGTCGATCGCGTCGCCGTCCGGAAGCATGCGGTCGAACACCACACAATCGTAGTGACCGTCGTGCAGTAGCCGATCCGCGGTAGCGATGTCGCGGACGGCGTCCACGTGCAGGCCCTCGGCGCGCAACTTGACGGTCACCGCCACCCGCAGATTCTCGTCGTCCTCGACGACCATCACCCGTGTCATCGAAACCTCATCTGTGGCAGCGGAAGGTGGGAGGCATGCAGTTCCACGTTCTCGGTCCGCTCGAAGCGCACACCGCACCAGGTGCGCCGGTCAAGCTACGGGCAAGAAAGCCGGCGACGCTGCTGGCGGTGTTGCTTCTGAACGCTAACGCGGTGGTGAGCGTAGACCACCTGATCGACGCGATCTGGCATGAACAGGCCGCGCCCCCGTCCGCACTACGCAATCTGCGCAGCTACGTGTGGCGGCTGCGAGTGGAGCTTGGCGACCGGGTGGAGAGCCGGCCGGAGGGCTATCGGATCAGGGTGCTGCCCGGGGAGCTGGACACCGACCGGGTGGAGTCGCTCGCCGCAGCGGCCCGGCTGGCGACCTCCGACGGCGCGTACGCCACGGCGGCGAGGCAGCTCGCCGACGCGTTGGCGTTGTGGCGCGGCAGGCCGTTCGACGGGCTCACCTTCGATGCCGCGCGGTCACAATCAGCCAGGCTGGACGAGCTACACCGGGAGCTGCGCGAACTCCAGGCCCAGGCGTGGCTCGCCCTGGGCAGGCACACCGACGCGACGGCGATGCTCCGTGACCTCGTCGAGGAGGACCCGCTGCGGGAGGGGACCTGGGCCCGGCTGGTGAGTGCGCTACACCGGGCGGGGCGACCGGCCGACGCGTTGGCCGCCTACGACCGGGCCCGGCGGGTCATCGTCGGCGAGCTGGGCATCGAGCCAGGGCCGCACCTCGTCGCGGCCCAATGGCAGGTCCTCCTTGGCGACGACGCGCGGCAGCCTGAGCAGCACACGGAGGCGGTGACGGCCGAGCGGAAGGACACCGACCGGCCCCGTACGACTCGACGTGCAGCACGTCGGACCTGGACAGAAGCGGTGCCGGACGCCTACCCGGACCTCGACCCTGCCGCGCTCCTCGGCCCGTACCGGCGGCTGCTCACCGGTGCCGAGCGTGCGGTGCTAGAGGACATCTGCGATCGGATACGCGGCCGGCTCCGCGAACGCCGGTGTGCCGACGCCACCGAGCCCGACCTCGGGCCCGTACGGCGAGATCAGCGGTCGCTGATAAGTAGCCGAGTTGCCTGACCCGCCGTCAACGGAGGAGTTCTGTCTTGAACACGCTACAAACCGGCAGGCTCAGCCTGGTCGCGGGGAACGGTCACACTCCGGGCCACGCCGGCTACGACGCGCTGCTCGCGTCGGCTGTCAGCGAAGTTCTGGTCATGAGTACCGGCGCGGGCACGTCGCCATTTGGGACGTTCCGGTGGACCGATCGCGAGAACCTGCGCCGTGGGGTGCGCTACCGGGTGTTGTTCCCGGATTCGGCGCGGCTGTCCAGAAGGCTCAGTAGCCTGTCGCTCGCCGGCGCGGAGGTGCGCACCGACGTCGAGGTTCCGATGGAGGCCGTGGTGATCGACGGAATGACCGCCCTGTTGCCGGCGGAACGGTCGGGCCCCGAACGCCTCGGCTGCGTGGCGGTCTTCCGGCTGCCCAGCGTGGTTACCGCGGCGAGGGAACTGTTCGATCGGATCTGGCCCGCCGCGGTGCCGCTCACCCCGATGGAGCTGCCCGACGACGCGGATGGCTCGGCCTTGACCGACCGGGAGCGGGCGCTGCTCACCCTGCTCTGCTCCGGCAGTACCGACGAGTCGGCCGCGGCAAGGCTGGGGATCTCGGTCCGTACGGTCCGGCGGATGGTCGCCGGCATCATGAATCGGCTCGGTGCCCGCAGCAGGTTCCAGGCCGGCGCCAAGGCAGCCGACCGTGGTTGGTTGTTGGAGCGGGCAAGCTAGCGTTGTTGCCCATGCGGGTTCTGGTCACCGAGGACGACGACAACCTGCGGCTGGCACTGGAGGCGGCCCTGCGTGGTGCCGGTTTCGCGGTGGACACCGCGCCGGACCTGCCGGTGGCCGACGAGGCACTGTTCGTGAACTCCTACGACTGTGCGGTCTTCGACCGGATGCTGCCGGCCGGCGACGCCCTGCGGTACGTGCACGGCCGGCGCGCGGCGGGTTGGCAGTTGCCGGTGCTGTTCCTGACCGCGCGGGACAGCGAGGCCGACCGGGTCGACGGCCTGCGCCTCGGCGGTGACGACTACCTGGTCAAGCCCTTCGCCATGCCGGAGTTGGTGGCCCGGGTACGCAGCCTGTGCCGGCGCGCGACGGTGGGGCGGCCGGCGGTGCTGCGCTGCGCGGATGTCGAACTGGACGGCGGCAGGCACCGGGTGACCCGAGCCGGGGTGCTGCTGACGTTGACACGCAAGGAGTTCCTCGTCCTGGAACGGTTGATGACGGTGCCGGGGCAGCCGGTGTCGCGTCACGAGCTGATCTCCTATGCCTGGGACGAGATGGCCGACCCGGCGTCGAACGTGCTGGACGTCCTGATCGCCCAACTGCGTCGCAAGCTCCGCGACCCGCCGCTGATCCACACGCTGCGCGGAAGTGGCTACCTGATCACCCTTTGACCACACCGAGCGGCAGGGTGGCCGCCACTCCCCAGGCGTGCCGGCCGTCGAGGCGTTCCATGCCGACGTCCCGCTCCCGAGCCAGTTGGGCCAGTTCGTCCGCTGCGCTCTCCAACGCGGCAGGGCTGGTTGCCGCGATCCGCAGTGTGGCGCTCACCAGGGGCTCGGCCTCGGCCGGCGTACGGTGCGCGGTGACGGCTATTGTCACCGCCGCCTGTGGTGCGGCGGTGAGCAGCCAGCGCAACAGTTGTGGGGCGGTCGCCGGGGGCAGCTCGGCCCAACCGTCGAGCCGAAACACCGCCTGCTCGATCGGTCCGCTCCGCCACCGTCGCCACTGTTCTCGGACCTCGCCTCGGCCAGCGTTGACATGGGCGAGGGCGGCGAGGGTCCCCAGCGTCTCGTGCTCGGTGAGCGTCCTTGACGGCAGGCCGTCGCGGCGGAGCCTGCGTTGCACCCGCCGGACGGTGTTGCCGAGCGTCTGCCGGACGTCGGCGTCCCGATACCACTCGGCCGTACGCAGCGCCTGCAGGGCAACCCAGGTACGCGGCGGACGTGCCCGGTTGATGCCGGCGTGATGGACCACCTGTACGGCGACGGCCGGTACCTGCTCATCCGTTGCGGGCAACAGCGTCTGCGGAGCCGGCATCGCCCTCACCAGGTCACGTACGGTCGATTCCGGTTGCAGTACGGCGGTGATCCCCTCGGTCCGGCTGATCATGAACACTGCGTCTTCACCGTCGTCATCGACGGTGCCGATGATTCCCACCGCCTCCGGCGAGACCATGCGCAGGAGTGCCCTACCGGTCTCGCCCGCGCCGGGCAGGTCCCGGTCGCGGTCTCGCAGTAGGTATCCCGACGACGACACGAGCCACTCGTACAGCCATCGGCCACGTACACGTACGGCGGTCAGCGCCACGACGACGACGGCCACCAACCCGGTCGAGGTGATCACCGGCCACTGCTCGTCGAGGGCCAGGACACTGGCGACCAGCACGATCTGCCAACACATGAGCTGAAGCACCCCGACTCCACCGAGGGGTCTCCGGGGTCGGCGCGGGGCCGGCCCGGGTCGCGGCGGCACCGGCTCGCGCTGCTGTGGTCTTTCTGCCCGATCGACCGCGACCGGCATGGTCGCGGGTGCCCACGGCTGATGGGCCCCGGATCTTGCGGCGGTCAGCGCGGCGCGGGCTGCCGCGCGCGCCGCGCCCAGCGGAGCCGTCGTGACGTCGGACGTTACCCGGACCGTCGCATCGGAGGTGGTCATCGGCCGTACGGTTGGTGGCGGCACCGGTGCGCCGGCCTGCTCACCGGTCTGGGTCGCCCCGAAACTGGTCACCGCCCGAGCCTCACGCGACGGACATGAGGTTTCGATGACACTTCGTCTTCGGCGAATAGCGACGAGCCGCGGATCGGTCTTCGTTCGGCTCCGCTCATCGATGTATCGCGGGTGAATCAGCCCGCGATAGGGTCGCGGTGTGTCCATGGACTTGAGGCACCCGAGAGGTCCCGGCCGCCGCAAGCTCAGCGCTACGGCGCGGACCCGCATGACGATCGCGGCCCTGGTCGCGAGTTGCGTGGGACTTGTCGGCATGGCCGTGGCAGGCCGCTCCCCGGCCTCCCCTGACCTGCAGTTCATCCAGATAGGCCACTGGGTCTACAGCAGCGAGTTCCAGTCGGCGTTCCACGTCGACGGCTCCACCGGTCGGGTCGACGCCCGGGCCATGGTGCCCGGTGCCGCGCAGGGTAGCCAGGTCGTGCAGGGCGAACGGTCCGGCTATGTGGTCGAGCGCTCCCGGGTGACGGTGTTCAGCAAGTCCACCCTGAGTGTCGAGGACACCCGTACTCCGCCCGCCACCGAACAACCGGTGGTGCTGGAGGTCGCGGGCGGTCCGTACCTGGTCTACCGCAACGCGGGGCAGGTGGTCCGGCTCGGTGATCCGGCCGCGACGGTGCCCGCCGGCGGTCCGCTGTCCCGGCCTGCGGCGGCCGGTGACGGAACAGTCTGGCTACACCGGACCGACAGCGGGTCGTTGTGTGAGCTGACCCGGGTCGCCACCCGATTGGTCTGCCACGCCCGGATGACACAGGGACACAGCGGCTCGCTCACCGTCGTCGACGACCAGCCGGTGCTCGTCGACACCACGTCCGACACACTGCATACAGTCGGTGAAGGCGGACTCGGCGAGCCGGCCACCATCGGCGCAGACCTGCCCGCATCGGCCCAGGTCGCGAACAGTGCCGTGGCCGGACGGCTGGCCGTCGTCGACCCCGAGCACAACCGCCTGCTCCTGGTCGACACCGCCGGCCTGCACAAGCGCCCGGCAACCCAACCGGTCGTCGTCGAACTCCCCAAGGACGGCAAGTTCTCCGAGCCGGTGACCACCTCGAACGTCATCGCGCTGGTCGACCAGACCCGCAACGTACTGCTGACCTACGACGGCAGCGGCGCACCCAAGGACCGCACCGAGATCCCCGGCAACGGCGGATCACCCAGGCTGGGCCGGGGCGAGGACAACCGGATCTACGTCGACAGCCCGGATGGCTCACACGTGCTGGTCGTCGACGGCGAGAACGGTTCGGTCACGAACGTGCCGATCGACGGCGAGGACCCGAAGCAGCCGACGGCCCAGCCGACCGGCGCGACGACGACGCCGCCGAGCCCGACAGCGACTCCTCCGGGCGTACCGGCGAATCCTCCGGGTGCGCCCGGCAGGGTCAACGCGGCCGCTGGTAACGGGTCGGCCACCGTCACCTGGCGGGCCGCCGCCCCGAACGGGGCAAGGATCACCGCGTACCACCTGTCCTGGCCCGGCGGGTCGACCACGGTCGGCGGAGGGACGCTGCGCGCGACCGTCTCCGGCCTGACCAACGGCACGTCATACGAGATCACCGTGGTCGCGGAGAACGCGGTGGGTCGGGGCCCCGGCGCGAGCGACACCGTCATCCCGCAGCGTCCGGCCACCGCACCGAAGGTCACGGTGAGCACCGCCTCCGGTGCGTATACCGTGACGTGGAACCAACCCGACCTCGGTGGTGGCACGCTCGTGCACTACCTGGTGAGCGCGTCTGGCCAGGCCGACCGTCGGGTGACCAGCCGAACCACCCAGTACACCGGGGTCTCCGGTACCGTCACGGTTCGCGCGATAACCAGGTTCGGCCCGTCCGGCTCGCCGACGGTCCGCGGGGCAGCCGGCTCCGCGAAGTTCCCCGCTACGCCGCCGACCGTGGAGATCCTCCGCGTACGGGCTGTGCCGGTCGGCCTGCTCGTGACCGTGCGGGCCGACAACAAGGGCTCACCCGCGACCTGCCAGGCACGCTTCCTCGAACGCGTATCCGCTTCGGTCTCCTGCAACGGCGTCACGGACCTCACCCTTTCGAACCTCGCCTGGTTCGGGAGCATCACGGTCACGGCCACCATCAAGAACCCGGCTGGCGACAGCACCGACACCTGGACAGGTGTGCCGCAGGTAGGTACGTGACCGGGAGACTCCGCCGGGCCCACCCGCTGGATCGGACCTGCCGGACCGGGCCGGACACCGCGTCAAGCGTCGAACGAAAGGTGCAGCGTCGTGACACCAACCCCGGGGGCGGCCTACCAGCTCATCGCCGACAACGTCCAGTTGGTCGTACGCGGCAAGCCGGAGGTTGTCCGGCTCGCCACCGCAGCCCTGTTCGCCGAGGGGCACCTGCTGATCGAGGATGTGCCCGGCGTCGGCAAGACGACCCTGGCGCGGTGTATCGCCGCCAGCATCGGCGGCCGGTGGCACCGCATCCAGTTCACCCCTGACCTGCTGCCCGGCGACATCACCGGCGTGACGGTGTACCAGCAGAGCACCGAACGGTTCCAGTTCCACCCCGGTGGAATCTTCGCCAACGTGGTGTTGGCCGACGAGATCAACCGGGGCACGCCCAAGACCCAGGCCGCGCTGCTGGAGGTCATGGCCGAGCGCAGGGTGACCGTCGACTCGGTCAGCTACGCCGTACCCCGGCCCTTCCTGGTCGTGGCCACGCAGAACCCGATCGAGCTGGAAGGCACCTACCGGTTACCGGAGGCGCAGCTGGACCGGTTCCTGATGCGACTGTCGGTCGGCTATCCCGATCACGATGCCGAGAAACGGATCGTGCTGGCGGACTGCGCCGAGGTGAGCCCCGACGGGCTGAAGCCGGTGCTGGACATCGCCGACGTGCAGCGGGTGATCGGCGAGGTACGCAAGTCCCGGGTGGCTCCGGAGATCGTCTCCTACGCGGTCCGGCTGGCAGCGGCGAGCCGAACGCATCCGGCGGTCCGGTACGGTGCCAGCCCACGCGGCAGCATCGCCCTGATTCGGGCAGCCCAGGCGATCGCCGCCACCCACGACCGTGACTATGTGATCCCGGACGACGTCAAGGACGTGGCCCACCCGGTGCTGTGCCATCGCCTCGTGCTCACCCCGGACGCGGAGTTGAACCAGCATCAGGCCAGCCAGGTGGTGGACGAGTTGCTGTCCGATATCGCCATCCCCACGGCCGTGACCGGGCGATAGGCGTGCGGCTCACTCGCCGTGGCGTCGCCGTCCTCGCCGGTGCCGTCTGCTGCTACGCCATCGGCGAGCTGGCCGGCTACGCCTTCTTTCGCGTGCTGGGTGGCGTCGCGGTGGGGTGTCTTCTGGCCGCTGTGGGGGGCACGATGTTCCGACCGAAGGTCGAGATTGGCCGGACCGTCTATCCGGACCGGATCGAGCGGGGCAGGCCCGCACTGGCGACCCTGGTCGTACGTAACCCCACGGCACGGCGGCAGGGCGGCCTCGCCGCAGGTGACCGGGTCGGGGTCGCCCTGCACCGGATCCAGGTCAGACCACTCGCCCCCGGCGCGGAGGCCACCTACCACTACGAACTTCCCACGGCGGTGCGGGGCCAACTCCAGGTCGGTCCGCTCGTGCTGACCCGGTTTGATCTCTTCGACCTCATCCGCACCGAGCAGACCGTCGGCGGCACCGAAGGTCTCTGGGTCTATCCCCGTCGGCATCAGGCACGTCCGGCGCAGGTGGCACACCCCCGGCACCACCATGCCGGGCCGATCACCGATCCGCCGCTGCGCGGCTCGACGGACCTACGCGCGGTCCGGGAATACGTGCCCGGCGACGAGGTGCGTCACCTGTACTGGAAGGCGACCGCCCGGACCGGTCAGCTCATGGTGCGCGACTACGCCGACCCGGCCCGGACGAGGTGCACCGTCGTGCTCGACACCCGAGTAGCCGTACTGAGCCCCGCCATGTTCGAGGAGGCCGTCGAGGTGGCGGCCTCGCTGCTGTACGCCTCGGCGGCGTCCGGACAGCAGTGCCGGCTGGTCACACCGACCGGCACCGCCACCCCGGTGGACAGCGGCCTGCGCGCGGCCCGGCTGCTACTGGACGAACTGTGCCTGGTCAGCCAGGACGCGGCGGACGATGCGGCGCTGGTGCCGCCAGCGCTGGCCACGGTCCGGCCAGGTGGGGCCGTCGTCGTGATCACCGGCCCGGACGCCGAACTCGGCTCAGCCCGCCGGTGGCGGCCGGACACCGTGATCCGGCTCGGCGGCACACCGCCGGCAACCCACGGCGGCACCGGGTCGATCACCGCGGTGGACGCCGCCGACGCCACAGCCAAGTGGAACGCGTCGCGGGCCGGCTCCGCATGAGCGGATCCGACCGGCCTGCTCTTACCGACGGCCAGGTGCCGGGCGGCCTCGGTAGGGGGCACACCGACCGCAATCGGCTCGCGGTCGTCGGGCTGCTCGGTTCGACAGCGGTGGCCGGTCTGCTGTTCGCGCCGGTCTTCGGCCTGACGGCGCTGCTGCCGCCGGTGCTCGTGGTCATCCTGACGTCCTACTGCTGTGTGGAACTGGTCGCGCGCTGGCCGCGCCTGGCAGCGGCGCGGCCACTGCTCGTGCTGCTCGTCGGTGTGCTCGGGTTGGTCGAGTCCGTGTCGTTCTCGACCACCGTCGCCGGCCTGCCCACTGCGGCGTCACTGCGGGCGTTGTGGCGTGGGTTCACCGAGGGCTGGCTGCTCACCCTGCAGTCCACCTGGCCCGCCAGGCCGGATGCCGAACAACTGCTGTTCGTGCCGCTGGCCGTGTTGCTGGCGGCGCTGCTCGGCATCGAACTCCTGCTCCGGCTCCGCAACCCGATGGCGGCGGTGCTTCCCGGCCTGGCGGTGGCCGGGCTCGCCCAGGCGTACCAGGCACTGACCGGCGGCACGGCAGCGCTGGCCGCGGCATGCTACGTGATCCCCGTCGCCCTGCTGCTGAGCGCCAATCGTCCGAGTCGGTCCCGCCCGCGCGACGGCGGCAGCCGGATGCCCCGGCGGCCCTCCGGGTTGCACATCCGACTGGCGGTGCCGACCGTGCTCGCGATGGTGGCGGGTGCCGTGGTCATCGGCAGCCTCGACCCGGCCGGCCGGGATCCGTACCGTCTCAGGGACGGGCACACGGCACCGCTGCGGCAGACCCGGATCAGCAACCCGTTGCAGGAGATCGCGCAGCGGCTGGCCGACCCGAACCGGGAGGTGTTCCGCTACCGCAGCGACCGACCGGTCGACCGGTGGAGCCTGGTCGTGCTGGATGGATTCGACGGCGTCAACTGGTCGGCTGACACGCGGCTGTACCGGCTGGGAGCCCGCCTGGAAGGGGCACCGGGCAGCGCCACCCGGTCGGCTGAGGTGCACGTACGGGACCTGGC is a window of Micromonospora polyrhachis DNA encoding:
- a CDS encoding AAA family ATPase, which gives rise to MTPTPGAAYQLIADNVQLVVRGKPEVVRLATAALFAEGHLLIEDVPGVGKTTLARCIAASIGGRWHRIQFTPDLLPGDITGVTVYQQSTERFQFHPGGIFANVVLADEINRGTPKTQAALLEVMAERRVTVDSVSYAVPRPFLVVATQNPIELEGTYRLPEAQLDRFLMRLSVGYPDHDAEKRIVLADCAEVSPDGLKPVLDIADVQRVIGEVRKSRVAPEIVSYAVRLAAASRTHPAVRYGASPRGSIALIRAAQAIAATHDRDYVIPDDVKDVAHPVLCHRLVLTPDAELNQHQASQVVDELLSDIAIPTAVTGR
- a CDS encoding DUF58 domain-containing protein, whose product is MRLTRRGVAVLAGAVCCYAIGELAGYAFFRVLGGVAVGCLLAAVGGTMFRPKVEIGRTVYPDRIERGRPALATLVVRNPTARRQGGLAAGDRVGVALHRIQVRPLAPGAEATYHYELPTAVRGQLQVGPLVLTRFDLFDLIRTEQTVGGTEGLWVYPRRHQARPAQVAHPRHHHAGPITDPPLRGSTDLRAVREYVPGDEVRHLYWKATARTGQLMVRDYADPARTRCTVVLDTRVAVLSPAMFEEAVEVAASLLYASAASGQQCRLVTPTGTATPVDSGLRAARLLLDELCLVSQDAADDAALVPPALATVRPGGAVVVITGPDAELGSARRWRPDTVIRLGGTPPATHGGTGSITAVDAADATAKWNASRAGSA
- a CDS encoding AfsR/SARP family transcriptional regulator, translating into MQFHVLGPLEAHTAPGAPVKLRARKPATLLAVLLLNANAVVSVDHLIDAIWHEQAAPPSALRNLRSYVWRLRVELGDRVESRPEGYRIRVLPGELDTDRVESLAAAARLATSDGAYATAARQLADALALWRGRPFDGLTFDAARSQSARLDELHRELRELQAQAWLALGRHTDATAMLRDLVEEDPLREGTWARLVSALHRAGRPADALAAYDRARRVIVGELGIEPGPHLVAAQWQVLLGDDARQPEQHTEAVTAERKDTDRPRTTRRAARRTWTEAVPDAYPDLDPAALLGPYRRLLTGAERAVLEDICDRIRGRLRERRCADATEPDLGPVRRDQRSLISSRVA
- a CDS encoding sensor histidine kinase; this encodes MTGSSADRLRRLRWVLTAVFTATNMLGLVAFASWMIREDARQGVARTDAELHRVTSSVSRTVIFDETIDFSLVNTDVLNDRCPQFAIMPGGAPAFQAYLSRTECVRMDGAVISGLAASGVRSGTVVTGYQKGIGGELVRVRVEPLLDRARKPIGAVVAVADMRPEQRQHDRLVLMVVGGCLVLIGGLGVVGHVLSGRAIRPAAAALQQQEVLLAETAHDLRTPVAALRALAETALDNPTQRADLLPRTVRLAVRMGGIIDGLLVRARLAAGVEQLAIQPVWLDQMVAGVVEDAPADSARITVTAAPTKVDADPALLQRAIGNLLDNAVRYGRQPGAEAIVHITVAGGTVTVADHGPGIDTALADEAFDRFSSTGGSSGLGLSIVRWVAQAHGGTLSVYNADEGGAIFELSLPVSAP
- a CDS encoding fibronectin type III domain-containing protein — encoded protein: MTIAALVASCVGLVGMAVAGRSPASPDLQFIQIGHWVYSSEFQSAFHVDGSTGRVDARAMVPGAAQGSQVVQGERSGYVVERSRVTVFSKSTLSVEDTRTPPATEQPVVLEVAGGPYLVYRNAGQVVRLGDPAATVPAGGPLSRPAAAGDGTVWLHRTDSGSLCELTRVATRLVCHARMTQGHSGSLTVVDDQPVLVDTTSDTLHTVGEGGLGEPATIGADLPASAQVANSAVAGRLAVVDPEHNRLLLVDTAGLHKRPATQPVVVELPKDGKFSEPVTTSNVIALVDQTRNVLLTYDGSGAPKDRTEIPGNGGSPRLGRGEDNRIYVDSPDGSHVLVVDGENGSVTNVPIDGEDPKQPTAQPTGATTTPPSPTATPPGVPANPPGAPGRVNAAAGNGSATVTWRAAAPNGARITAYHLSWPGGSTTVGGGTLRATVSGLTNGTSYEITVVAENAVGRGPGASDTVIPQRPATAPKVTVSTASGAYTVTWNQPDLGGGTLVHYLVSASGQADRRVTSRTTQYTGVSGTVTVRAITRFGPSGSPTVRGAAGSAKFPATPPTVEILRVRAVPVGLLVTVRADNKGSPATCQARFLERVSASVSCNGVTDLTLSNLAWFGSITVTATIKNPAGDSTDTWTGVPQVGT
- a CDS encoding response regulator transcription factor, encoding MTRVMVVEDDENLRVAVTVKLRAEGLHVDAVRDIATADRLLHDGHYDCVVFDRMLPDGDAIDYVYPRRQQGWGVPVLFLTARDALADRVAGFEHGGDDYLVKPFSMVELTARVANLCRRSGTGRPSVLRHADLEMDCARREVRRAGILLTLSSKEFAVLEFLLARAEHAVDRAELIEHCWDSETDPMSNVVDAVVKRLRRKLREPELIHTVRGRGYRLAYA
- a CDS encoding helix-turn-helix transcriptional regulator, with product MNTLQTGRLSLVAGNGHTPGHAGYDALLASAVSEVLVMSTGAGTSPFGTFRWTDRENLRRGVRYRVLFPDSARLSRRLSSLSLAGAEVRTDVEVPMEAVVIDGMTALLPAERSGPERLGCVAVFRLPSVVTAARELFDRIWPAAVPLTPMELPDDADGSALTDRERALLTLLCSGSTDESAAARLGISVRTVRRMVAGIMNRLGARSRFQAGAKAADRGWLLERAS
- a CDS encoding response regulator transcription factor, giving the protein MRVLVTEDDDNLRLALEAALRGAGFAVDTAPDLPVADEALFVNSYDCAVFDRMLPAGDALRYVHGRRAAGWQLPVLFLTARDSEADRVDGLRLGGDDYLVKPFAMPELVARVRSLCRRATVGRPAVLRCADVELDGGRHRVTRAGVLLTLTRKEFLVLERLMTVPGQPVSRHELISYAWDEMADPASNVLDVLIAQLRRKLRDPPLIHTLRGSGYLITL
- a CDS encoding type VII secretion protein EccE; the encoded protein is MTSFGATQTGEQAGAPVPPPTVRPMTTSDATVRVTSDVTTAPLGAARAAARAALTAARSGAHQPWAPATMPVAVDRAERPQQREPVPPRPGPAPRRPRRPLGGVGVLQLMCWQIVLVASVLALDEQWPVITSTGLVAVVVVALTAVRVRGRWLYEWLVSSSGYLLRDRDRDLPGAGETGRALLRMVSPEAVGIIGTVDDDGEDAVFMISRTEGITAVLQPESTVRDLVRAMPAPQTLLPATDEQVPAVAVQVVHHAGINRARPPRTWVALQALRTAEWYRDADVRQTLGNTVRRVQRRLRRDGLPSRTLTEHETLGTLAALAHVNAGRGEVREQWRRWRSGPIEQAVFRLDGWAELPPATAPQLLRWLLTAAPQAAVTIAVTAHRTPAEAEPLVSATLRIAATSPAALESAADELAQLARERDVGMERLDGRHAWGVAATLPLGVVKG